Proteins encoded in a region of the Dreissena polymorpha isolate Duluth1 chromosome 6, UMN_Dpol_1.0, whole genome shotgun sequence genome:
- the LOC127833376 gene encoding uncharacterized protein LOC127833376, which yields MSPILPLLLLSLYLTLGTTLAQDDEEPLLRVLPPAIAVTPGEEVSLVCSHYPEDLEADLELQWYLPNSEEPISAQEFNETTVNTTQDDILRFSSENGTLTITNASLSDSGTYVCRNVDRTLEVEAEVKVYVMPSYVTEIMVVLAINAVLVLVFLGCYFWSIINDRRYKKQQQAREKLGHKR from the coding sequence ATGTCCCCGATATTGCCACTGCTGTTGCTGAGTCTATACCTCACATTGGGGACAACTCTAGCCCAGGACGATGAGGAGCCCCTGCTCAGAGTGCTGCCCCCTGCTATAGCTGTGACCCCTGGGGAGGAGGTCAGCCTCGTCTGCTCACACTACCCAGAGGACCTGGAGGCTGACCTAGAGCTGCAGTGGTACCTCCCCAACAGCGAGGAGCCCATATCTGCCCAGGAATTCAATGAGACCACAGTCAACACCACGCAGGATGACATTCTGCGATTCAGCAGCGAGAACGGGACTCTGACAATTACCAATGCGAGTTTATCAGATTCTGGTACGTACGTCTGCAGGAACGTCGACCGTACATTGGAGGTGGAGGCAGAGGTGAAGGTGTATGTGATGCCCTCCTATGTGACAGAGATCATGGTGGTACTTGCCATCAACGCTGTGCTGGTACTTGTGTTCCTGGGCTGCTACTTCTGGTCCATCATAAATGACAGAAGGTACAAGAAACAACAGCAGGCAAGAGAAAAACTGGGCCATAAACGCTAG